cttgttggtaatggtagagtgaggaatatgccgggccatgaggttacagattgtgctggaatacaattctgccgctgctgatggctcatagtgcctcatggatgcccagttttgagctgctagatcggttctgaatctatcccatttagcacggtggtagtgccacacaacacgttggatgttgttctcagtgcaaagacgggacttcatctccacgaggactgtgcggtagtcactcctaccaatactgtcatggacagatgcatttgcgacaggtggattggtgaggacgaggtcaagtaagtttttccctcgtgttggtttgctcaccacctgtcgcaggcccagtctggcagctatgtccttcaggactcggccagctcggtcagtagtggtgctaccgagccactcttggtgatggacattgaagtcccccacccagagtacattttgtgcccttgctaccctcagtgcttcctccaagtggtgctcaacatggaggagggctgattcatcagctgagggagaacggtaggtggtaatcagcaggtggtttccttgcccatgtttgacctgatgccatgagatttcatggggtccagagtcaatgttgaggactcccagggccactccctcctgactgtatatcactgtaccgctacctctggtgggtctgtcctgctggtgggtccttatcaaatgccttctggaagtccacataaataacatccattgacactcccctggccactactttagtcacctcttcaaacaattcaatcaggtttgtcaggcacgacctacctttcacaaatccatgcttgctctctctgattaactgaaaattctcgaggtgttcagtcaccctatccttaattaaagaccccagcattttccccacaacagatgttaggttaactggtctataattccccggtttccccctctcttctttcttaaaaagcggagtgacatgtgcaattttccaatctagagggacagttcctgaatctagagaactttgaaagattatagttaggacatcagcaatgtgctcacctacttcctttaaaaccctgggatggaaaccatctggtcctggggatttgtcactctttagtgcaattattttcttcattactgttgctttacgtatgttaattttattgagtccctgtccccgattcaatattagttttcttgggatttccggcatgctatcctctttttctactgtaaatactgacgcaaagtaatcattcaacatgtccgccatttccccattgtcaatgacaatatccccactttcagtttttaaggggccaacactgctcctgaccaccctctttttcctaatgtaactatgaaagttcttcgtattggttttgatatcccttgcaagtttcttttcatactctctttttctagctcttactatctgttttgtgaccctttgttgatctttgtatctttcccattcgccaggatctgtgccattttttgcctttttgtatgccctttccttatgttttatactgtcccttacctctttagttgtccatggctgttttttttggcaagtagagttcttgcccctcaggggtataaacatttctcactgatcatcagtcgttttacccattaacagatttgcccagtttactgtggacagtctctgtctcatcccattgaagtcggccgtacccaagtctagaatcttagcagctgactctctttttcccttttaaacactacattgaactcgatcatgttatgatcgctattggatagatgttcgcgtacagttaggccgttaactaaatttggttcattattcattactaaatctagtatggcttgcccccttgttgcctctaggacgtactgctgtagaaaactatcccggacacactcaagaaattcactccctttctgacagttgctagtctgcttttcccaatctatgtgaaggctaaagtcccccattaagaccactatgtctttcttacacgcttgtctaatctctgcatttatacaatccagcacttcagagctgctgccaggggtcctatacacaattcccactatagtcttagatcctttcctatttctcaattcaactcaTAGAGTCTCTGATGCCAAAACTGCTTCTATACCAGCTGGGAAGTAGGAGTGCTTCAAATGCCTGTGTTTTCACTTTCCCCTCTGCTACTGTCCACAGTGGTATCAAGACCAAATCAATACTCAGTTTCCATCTCTAACAGCCAGAGACTCACTCCACGTGCGAGAAATGATATCATTGCCCCGGTTTTCATTGCGAAGCAAACAGACTGCAACTGTATGGCAAGCACTGTTCAGTTCTTCTTCCAACATCCAAAGATAGGGTTCTAATTTTACCCACCTAGAAAAGGTTCACTCAGCTTTTCAACCTATCAGGATCCAAACCCAAGATCTTCTAGCACTGAGTCTGGCACTTAACCAAATGACCTACCTGGCCTACCACAATAAAAATAGGCAGTTTGTTTTACTCGTATTCAGTCTCTTGAAAACATGCTTACTGTGTAAGAATGGTGTTTGGTGTAAAGGACCTGAAGAGGATAATGAAAATAACTAAAATGTGAGGGAAAATATTAATAAACGTTTCAAGTGCGAGTGGAGAAAAAAAGTGGATTGTGACTTTTTTTGTAATTATGCTCAAGAAAATGAAGATTGAAAACGGTACTGTGAATTCCGCAGTCGTAATTATCATTTATTTTGCAGAAGTTAAGGAAACTGCAGTATTAGGTGAGGATTCTCTTTTTATGTTTTTCTAATTAAATTATTTGTTAACATTTTCTAGTGCAAGCAACTTGTATGACCTATGACATGGTTACCATCCGTACAGACCCCTCTGTCGTGGAATCAATAATACGATTGAATGAAGCATATCTGAGCTGCAAAGAGGCAGTAGCAAAGGACTACAAAGAAATGTTAATCAAACCCAAAGAAAATTAGTCAGATACATAAACCGTTTGACACAAAGAATAAGTGTGATGCTTTAAAATTTAGGTTACGTGATCCATCATTTTTGATTCATTGTGTCTATTATTCGTTCAGAGTATCCAGCATTACTCCACTTAGTGGAGCTGCCAGTTGCGTAGCATATATCAAATTTTTGTATTGTGCCTAcatttataatttattttattgatATTAAAAGCGAAGCTTTACTAATGTTTAGTTATTTGTCTCTATATTTTGCTTTGAGAAAGCAACTTTAGGGAGTTGAGAAGTGTATTCAAAACCCTATAAATGGGACAACAGCCCAGAAATAGCTGGGACTGGAATATTAACTCCATCACAGGGACATTTTTTTTGCTGCTttacaccagcagcagcaacataaagTGAGGGTTGGTGGTCAGAAGTACAGGTGGAAATCAGCAACACCAATTCTCCACCTATTTCACACCGCCCAACCACATCTGGGAGTCCACGGAGGACATCATGCACTTCTATGAGGCTGCTGTCTGTACACCATGGCCCACAATGCATAAATAGTCATCTGACTCATACAATAGCCAATCATTCTCCAGTGTTGGCAAATGCTGCATTTGAACTTCCTCTGTTGAAGCATTATGGAAGAAAATAGGAAGAACATTCCTTTGTTAGCAGTCAAATGCTAACAAATATGTATTCTCTATAGTGTTTTGTCAGTGTGTTCCTACTGTTGtgtatcatttttttttagtggACCTATGATTTATGTGTTCTGGAATGTAATTGACCCCTGTCAATCTGATCTGGAAGCAAGAGGAGGGAGCGTCTTGTATAATGGAGGCCAAGGCATGTGGGGTTTCCATTGCAGAATTCCCTGTAGTTGCCACATACTTCAGGGTGCACTGCATTGTGTCTGGCCTTCTCCATAATTCCTTTCAGCTGTTGCAGGTTGATAGCCACACTGTCCACTAACTTTATAATGCTTCTGTGCTCAGAAAGTAAGCTTTTTAAAACAGTCCCTGTGAGGTCTGCATCCCTTGGCTCCTCAGATGAAAGAGGATTCAAGCTGGCCCTTCAGACAGCTCTGCCTTCTCCAccaccatctcctcctgctcaccTGTTCTTTGAGAATCACCTGGTGCACCTTCATCACTGTCACTACACAATCCCCTGGGTTGGATGCATATGAAAGCCTTGGGTGGTAGGACTGAGTGACATTGCCTGTTATGTGTCAAGTGCTTGGAAGGTTCCGCTCTGACCTGCTGTGATTGCCCATGTTGTAGATATAGAGAAAGGAAATAATACACTGCTTGAGTCACGTGCAAAATGAGttacattagaattttttttattcattcatgggatgtgggcgttgctggcaaggtcagtatttattgcccatccctgattgcccttgagaaggtggtggtgagccaccttcttgaaccgctgcagtccgtgaagtgctgttaggtagggagttcgaggattttgacccagcgacgatgaaggaacggtgatatatttccaagtcaggatggtgtgtgacttggaggggaacgtgcaggtggtgttgttcccatgtgcctgctaccgttgtcctaggtggtagaggtcgcgggtttgggaggtgctgtcgaagaggcccagatggtaaacactgcagccacggtgcgccggtggtggatggagtgaatatttaagttggtggatggggtgccaatcaagtggacatACCTTCGTGTGTTTCAATGCATGCATTGATGAGTGAGTGGATAAAGAGAGAATAAAAAGGATGATAAAAATGGTACAAGCTCTTAACTTGGTTGGGGGAGCTTCCTGCTTCCTTATCCTTCACCCATTCCACAACTTCTATGCCAAGTAGCTGAAGTGCCATCTCTTCAAAACAACTGAGGGGCCAGTAGTTGCATGGCCCTCCTTCCGTGCAAGTCCATAATCAGTGCTTATGTGTCACCCTGTTCTGGAAGAAGAGAATTACAGGGAATAGTTTATATAGTAAGGAAGAAATACAGAAATAATGTGTTATTGTGAAGGCAACCGAAGGAGCGATTACATGGACTTGTGTCATGCAAATACATGAATACGCAAGGAAAGTAGAGTGGAGCTTCCTAGGAAGGTTGTGAGTGAAGTCATGAGTACCTAATGCAGGCAATACACTGCCTGGAGCTCACTTCCTTGATGTTAATAAAATAGGCCGTGTAAGTCTGATCATGACTCACCTCCAAACAAATCGTTAGATTTTACATGTGCATAACTTGCTTCTGCCCTAGTACATGCCTGGGTCAGAAAATCTATCCCATGTGTACACACACTTCTGTATTACAAGTAGAACTACCCTTGGAACGGCAAATATATCAAAGTGTCAAATAAAGTGTCAAAATaaataatgtcctttagggaaggaaacctgtcgtccttacccggtctggcctatatgtgactccagacccacagcaatgtggttgattcttaatcaagccactcagttgtacaatctcgctacagaaagtcacaacaagaataaaaccagacagaccacccagcatcggaccactaggcaccggacatgacaaaggcaaaccaagcccagtcaacccttcaaagtcctcctcactaaaatctagggacttgtgccaaaattgggagagctgtcccacagactagtcaagcaacagcctgacatagccatactcacagaatcatactttttagccaacgtcccagactgttccatcaccatccctgggtatgtcctgtcccagcggcaggacagacccaccggtGATgatggtacagtggtatacaatcaggagggagtggccctgggagtcctcaacattgactccggaccccataaaatctcatggcatcaggtcaaacaggggcaaggaaacctcctgctgattaccacctactgccctccctcagctgatgaatcagtgctcctccatgttgagcaccacttggaggaaagtctgagggtagcaagagcacagaatgtactatgggtgggggacttcaatgttcatcaccaagagtggctcggtagcaccactactgaccgagctggccgagtcctgaaggacatagctgccagacagggcctgcggtaggtggtgagcgaagcaacacgagggaaaaacccacttgacctcgttctcaccaacctacctgttgcagatgcatctgtccatgaagtactggtaggagtgaccactgcacagtccttgtggagacgaagtcccgtcttcacactgaggacaccatccaatgtgttataagagatagagataggagcaggagtagatcattcggcccctcgagcctgctccgccatttaatgagatcatggctgatctgatttttacctcaagtccactttcccgctctttccccatatcctttggctcccttgctgatcaaaaatttgtctaactcagcgtccacagctttttggggtaaagaattccaaagattcatgaccctctgggagaagaaattcctcctcatttccaacttaaacgggcgaccccttattctgagactataccccctagttttagattcccccatgaggggtaacatcctctcagcatctaccctatcgagtcccctcagaaccttgtatgtttcaataagatctcctctcattcttctaaactccaatgagtatagacccaacctgtttaatcttttctcataagacaacccttccatacctggaatcaaccaagtgaaccttctctgaattgcctccaatgcaagtatgtccttccttaaataagggcagcagaactgtacgcagtactccaggtgtggtctcaccagcaccctgtacagttgtagcatgacttccctggtTTTATACTCCAtgctcctagaaataaaggccaatattccgtttgccttccggattacctgctgcacctgtatgttgactttttgtgtttcatgtacgaggacacccagatccctctgtaccgcagcattttgtagtatttctccattcaaataatattttgcttttttatttttcttcccaaagtggatgacttcacattttcccacattatattccatctgccaattttttgcctattcacttagcctgtcaatatccctttgcagacactttgggcccgatattaggagggtggcgggttcgcagcggggcgtcgactgggcacgtgggtaacgcgcccagtgaaatcggggtgctccgcgtggattcgcaggctaattggagccacttacctgtgcttccgggtttcgcgctggaaagctgcgcagcgggtggactgcgcatgtgcagcatgggctgtcagctggacgagccctatttaaaggggcaatcctccactgactgatgctgcaggaaattggaaatattacagcatggagcagcccagggggaagggctgctcccaggtttaatgatgcctcactccaggtattgaatggggtgaggaggagggggaggacagagatcttccccccggcgggcgggaggaagcggcctgcctctgccaccaagaaggcctggctcgaggtggcagaggaggtcacctgcaccaccaacatatcacgcaccggcatacagtgcaggaggcgcttcaatgacctaagtgggtcagccgaagtgagtacacttactcatttccctaccctccgtctgccacatctccgcccccaccccacatctccttctgcactgccaacactactctattacatcactcctcacatctactcaaagctcatcctcatcttaactgcacttactcacctcgccagtactcatcctgccactaccactcaacccaatcctcatacaatctcatggctctatctcatattcaccctctcatgcatgtctttcatggtcagcctcactcaacctgccactacctgtgctgcagccacagggcatgcatcacatatgtgcagtaggaagcgtaaggcaaacgtgtcgtgagcatgaaggggatgcacaagggtgtttgagggtttgtcatggtttttacctacatttaatttctgatcaactcacacaacatattatattgtcaccactactgccacatctttgcgaatcttgtctggtttgtgcaataatgccctttcctgaggatcactatgaggacccacaactgatgccacccattgtgtcactgcagagtgggtgtaggtgtatttgcagggctcttttgtgcagacgactgagagacgtcagcgatgtccccggtggcaccctggaaggatgtggaggagaagttgttgagggcagtggtgactttgagagcgataggtaagaagatggtgctcgggccagccgggagcagctccgcatgaaggagactgcagatgtccatgactacttgccgagtgactctgagcctctgtgtgcagtgctgctcagagaggtccaggaagctgagcctcggtctgtagaccctgtggcgaaggtagtgccttctgcgacgcatctctctctgccgttgccctccctcctgctatgcactgtgttgtggggctccacgtgtcagaggtggatggcgtgtccggcgaggctggtgatgctgttcgtcctccgaggaggtcatgactgcagctacggcggctcccatccagaagatatacatttgagggggtccgcaaggtaggtaaatgtgtctggacaccggggtaactgtgcaagttggtgaattttattgttgggaggcgggtggtggaggccaaactttgtccaaagtgacagagtggcctcctgcaatgaatgagggtctcccccacccccgacctgtcaaatggacctttgcagctgccacaggctgatggctgcaacacgtccatttcaactgggagtgtttcccccagtacgggaaacagtcccagttgtttggaaaatcccacccctcctaaaatatcatgttaatcaggtctctaaacgaactgaagtacctaaatgattaccttaagtggcaccccgccggctttaattgccggtgggagtcccacatgcgggggctgcgcgcgcatgtcagcgcgtcactggggaacccagaagtgggcgggttggagccgggctctggacccgcaccgggaatccccgattttcgcagccccccgccacgaacgcacccgctcgggggtgcgaaaatcgagccctttgtgtcctcatcgcaacttgcttttccacctatcttgtatcatcagcaaatttggccacaagacactctgttccttcatccatcatgttgtgtggcattaccaccatactaaatgggatagattcagaacagatcgagcagctcaaaactgggcatccgtgaggtgctgtgggccatcagcagcagcagaattgtattccagcacaatctgtaacctcatggcccggcatagtcctcactatcattaccaacaagccagaggatcaaccttggttcaatgaggagtgtacaagagcatgccaggagcagcaccaggcgtacctaaaaatgagatgccaacctggtgaagctacaacacaggactacgtgcatgctaaacagcggaagcaacatgctatagacagagctaagcgattccacaaccaacggatcaaatcaaagctctgcagacctgccacatgcagtcgtaaatggtggtggacaattaaacaactaacgggaagaggaggctccgtgaacatccccatcctcaatgatggcagagtccagcacacgagtgcaaaagacaaggctgaagtatttgcaaccatcttcagccagtagtgtcgagtggatgatccatttcggcctcctcctgatatccccagcATCACggaggccagtcttcagccaattcgattcactccacgtgatatcaagaagtggctgagtgcactggatacagcaaaggctatgggccctgacaacattccggctgtactgctgaagacttgtgctccagaattagccgcaccTTGAGCCAAAATCTTCCAGTGCAGCTATaactctggcatctacccaacaatgtggaaaattgcccaggtacgtcctgtccacaaaaagcaggacaaatccaatctggccaattaccgccccatcatctactcttaatcatcagcaaaggatGGAAGGTGTtggtgacagtgctatcaagcggcacttactcaccaatcacctgctcgctgatgctcagtttgggttttgccaggaccactcggctccagacctcattacagccttggtccaaacatggacaaaagagctgaatttcagaggtgaggtgagaatgactgcccttgatatcaaagcagtgtttgaccgagtgtggcaccaaggagcccttgtaacattgaagtcaatgggaatcagggggaacagtctccaatggctggagttataccaaggccaccaacaaccactattcgcaacccctcagataatgaaacagtccgtgcccgcatgcagcaagacctggacaacatccaggcttcggctgataagtggcaagtaacattcgcgccagacaagtgccaggcaatgactatctccaacaagagtgtgtctaaccacctccccttgacattcaacggcattaccatcgccgaatcccccaccatcaacatcctgggggtcaccattgaccagaaacttaactggaccagccatataaataccgtggctacaagagcaggtcagaggctgggtactctgtggcgagtgactcacctccagactcctcaaagcctttccaccatctacaaggcacaggtcaggaatgtgatggaatactctccacttgcctggatgagtgcagctccaacaacactcaagaagctcaacaccatccaagacaaagcagctcgcttgattggcaccccatccaccaccctaaacattcactcccttcaccaccggcgcatcgtggctgcagtgtgtaccatctacatgatgcactgcagcaattcaccaaggcttcttcgacagcacctcccaaacccgcgacctctaccacctagaaggacaagagcagcaggcacatgggaacaacaccacctgcacgttcccctccaagtcacacaccatcccgacttggaaatatatcgccgttctttcatcgttgctgggtcaaaatcctggaactcccttcctaacagcactgtgggagaaccttcaccacacagactgcagcggttcaagaaggcggctcaccaccatcttctcaagggcaattagggatgggcaacaaatgctagccttgccagcgacacccacatcccatgaacgaataaaaaaaaactaacctGAAATGACTAAGTACCTAGTAGAATCATTGAGTGGTGCAAGAGCAGACTGCACTGATATTttctcccagtctaatcccactcttccaCTTATCCACATACCCCTTCATATTACTTTTTCAAGTAACTATGTAAGTCTCTTGTAAAAGTATTTATCATCTCTGATTGAACAACAGTTTGTGGCAAAACATTCCTTGTTCAAACCACTTTGCCATCTCAatgaccaatggaaacaattgaaaacaattttctacactataacccttcataatcttgaagaattTTATGAAGTCACCCGTCAATCTTCTGAGCTCCAGTGAAAAAAGTCCTCATTTCTTAAGTCTCTGCGTAACTGTAATTCCTCATCCCTCGTAACACTTTAATGAATCTACACTGCCTTTTCCAATACTTTTATATCTTTCCTATAAACGAGGTACCCAAAACTGTATGTAACGCTCCAATTGTGGCTTAACTAAGATATTATTAGTGCCAACATGGCGAggtggttgcactctcacctttgcGTTGGAAGCTTATGGGTTTAAGGACTTCAATCTAGGGCTTCAGTACTTCATCTAGGCTTATATTTCAGTGCAATAAtgttggagtgctgcattgtcagaggtgctgtctttcagaagagatgttaaactgaggccctgtctacctggATATAAAAGATTTCAAAGAGGAGCACGGAATTCTCCTGATTTCTTGGCCTACATTCATACCACCACCAACACAGAATAACAGGTCTTTTATTTCATTTACTATTTATGGTGctttgtgcacagattggctgccacatttgcctacataataacagtgacaatacttcaaaggtagtttattggctgtgaaactttttggggtgtcctgaggatgtgaaaagcatgatgtaagtgcaagttctttattgtacaagttcaacattgcCTCCCTGTTTTGTATTATAAGCCTCAAGATACAAAACCGATTCCATTGGTCTCTTCTTGGCCTTGACTACTTCCACAGCCACATTTAATAACTTGCAAACCAAGGCCCCACTGCTGCTAAACTCCATTTACATTCTTATCGTTTAAAGTGCACTTCCTGTCCCTATATTCATTTCCAAAatatattacttcacatttctctatattgaactggatatggCAACTTT
The Heptranchias perlo isolate sHepPer1 chromosome 14, sHepPer1.hap1, whole genome shotgun sequence genome window above contains:
- the syce3 gene encoding synaptonemal complex central element protein 3 is translated as MAYIQDIAVIRPQMAEAIPCTHEDLIKLLEDTRIELEEKLNDLEMLSVQATCMTYDMVTIRTDPSVVESIIRLNEAYLSCKEAVAKDYKEMLIKPKEN